Proteins encoded by one window of Porphyrobacter sp. YT40:
- a CDS encoding CvpA family protein yields MDGLDFIIAIIVGVAAIGGFMRGLVQEVLSLAAWVMAAFAVHFMHPALTQGLRTFYPVEPADSLLAFVLLLLIPYAAMKVIIGTASGPSDGAVLGPVDRVLGFGFGAVKGVLIAVFAFALLVTGFDDSWGYKGRPQWITQARTYDAADRFSRQLLPAIAQRRERLRSESEQRDAAAARAGRLVK; encoded by the coding sequence ATGGACGGTCTCGACTTTATCATTGCCATTATCGTCGGCGTTGCCGCGATCGGCGGGTTCATGCGCGGCTTGGTGCAGGAGGTGCTGAGCCTTGCCGCCTGGGTCATGGCGGCCTTTGCGGTGCATTTCATGCACCCAGCGCTGACACAGGGATTGCGCACGTTCTATCCGGTCGAACCGGCGGATTCGCTGCTTGCCTTCGTGCTGCTGCTGCTGATCCCCTATGCGGCGATGAAGGTCATCATCGGCACCGCCAGCGGCCCTTCGGACGGGGCCGTGCTGGGGCCGGTCGACCGGGTGCTGGGCTTCGGCTTCGGCGCGGTCAAGGGCGTACTGATCGCGGTCTTCGCCTTTGCCCTGCTGGTGACCGGCTTCGATGACAGCTGGGGCTACAAGGGCCGCCCGCAATGGATCACGCAGGCGCGCACCTACGACGCCGCCGATCGCTTCTCGCGCCAATTGCTGCCCGCCATCGCCCAGCGGCGCGAACGGCTGCGCAGCGAATCCGAACAGCGAGATGCCGCCGCAGCGAGGGCGGGGCGCCTCGTCAAGTGA